CGACGATCAGCTGGCGCACATCCTCGATGGTGATGTAGCTCGAGATGCGGGTGTCGTAGAGACGCCGGTTGGGATACTTCTTGATGACACGCTTGGATGACATCGACAGGTCGCCTGCAGCAATGATGCCCCGCAGCATGGCGGAGCAACCGGAGCCTTGCAACATCGCCAGAGGTGCAGGCGAGGTTACCAACCCATGTATTGGCCACCGTTTGCCGACAGGTTCGCGCCGGTGATCCAGCCGGCCTCCTCGGGGATGAAGAAGCTGACCGCGTAGGCGATTTCATCGGGCGTACCGAGCCTGCCGGTGGGGATCTGGGCGATGATCTTCTCGCGGATTTCCTCCGGTACCGCCATCACCATCTCGGTGCCGATGTAGCCTGGCGATACCGTATTGACGGTGATCCCCATCCGCGCGTTTTCCTGTGCAAGCGAGATCGTGAAACCGTGCATGCCTGCCTTGGCCGCGGCGTAGTTGGCCTGCCCGTACTGGCCCTTCTGACCGTTGATCGAGCTGATCTGGACGATGCGGCCCCATTTGCGCTCACGCATACCTTCGATGACTGCGCGGGTGATGTTGAAGCACGAGTTGAGGTTGGTGCAGATCACCTCGTCCCATTGCTGCGACGTCATCCGGTGGAACGTGGCGTCGCGCGTGATGCCGGCGTTGTTGACGAGGATGTCGACCGGCCCGAGCTGTTTCTCGATGTCCCGGACCATGGCGGCGCCCTGCTCCGGGCAGGACACGTCGCCGGCGGCGAGAACGACGTCATATCCTTCTGCCTTCATTTTTTCCTGCCAGGCGCGTCCACGGGCCTCGTCGCGGTAGTTGGTCGCCACCTTGTGCCCCATCTTGCTGAGCCGCTTGACGATTGCGGTACCGATTCCGCCGGTACCTCCGGTGACCAGGGCGATGCGTTGCGACATGGTGTTCTCCTAGATGAGGGCCGGTGGGCTTCCGGGTGGGGCCAGGCGGGTGATGGCTGGCCCGGTGGTGTCGGGGTGGGGCCCTAAGGTGTATCAGAGCGTCAGCGTTTGTGCGAGGTCGCCGCCGGTTCACTCCGTGCTGGTTTGACCGGGATCCGGCCAGGTTCAAAGTTCGCGACGGCCTGTTCCAGGAGCGTCTCCACGTCGGCGGCGTCGAGCAGGCACGCGACATCCTGGCCCAGCATCCTCCACGCGCTGCGCAACGCGGGAACCGGATCGGAAGGGTCCAGTGGGTGGGCCCGCTCGGACTTGGAGAGCTTCCTCCCGGCCGCATC
The genomic region above belongs to Lysobacter avium and contains:
- the phbB gene encoding acetoacetyl-CoA reductase, which encodes MSQRIALVTGGTGGIGTAIVKRLSKMGHKVATNYRDEARGRAWQEKMKAEGYDVVLAAGDVSCPEQGAAMVRDIEKQLGPVDILVNNAGITRDATFHRMTSQQWDEVICTNLNSCFNITRAVIEGMRERKWGRIVQISSINGQKGQYGQANYAAAKAGMHGFTISLAQENARMGITVNTVSPGYIGTEMVMAVPEEIREKIIAQIPTGRLGTPDEIAYAVSFFIPEEAGWITGANLSANGGQYMGW